In Cyclopterus lumpus isolate fCycLum1 chromosome 9, fCycLum1.pri, whole genome shotgun sequence, a single genomic region encodes these proteins:
- the tcima gene encoding transcriptional and immune response regulator a, with product MSAYVSSECRRVSPSVRGNSFDTAHRKKAVANIFENVNQDALMRLFQKTGDMKAEERVRSIFSYTLDPEQTARALMALKQRKKDKFLQIAGMVRQLLKIR from the coding sequence ATGTCGGCCTACGTTTCCTCCGAGTGCCGCCGCGTCAGCCCCTCCGTTCGCGGAAACTCGTTCGACACGGCGCACCGCAAGAAGGCTGTCGCGAACATTTTCGAGAACGTCAACCAGGACGCGCTGATGCGGCTCTTCCAGAAAACGGGCGACATGAAGGCGGAGGAGAGAGTGAGGAGCATATTCTCCTACACCCTGGACCCGGAGCAGACGGCTCGTGCGCTGATGGCTctgaagcagaggaagaaggatAAGTTTCTCCAGATCGCGGGCATGGTGCGGCAGCTGCTCAAAATACGTTGA
- the fam151b gene encoding protein FAM151B, with amino-acid sequence MSDQTLEYFLRLGRIRGRDAAEVRWSHAVNSSSRLAEALTGPNHMIEADVIIRGRDPREPIMAHPPDTDSDITLKEWLEGVKDYNKGIKLDFKSLEAVSPSVILLEEVYRLNRPVWINADILSGPGGQARPLEPQAFLSSVTTLPPHTVLSLGWTTGWTAGTENKGYSWDMVCAMEDICKPLKHPVTFPVRAALLAQSFSQLSWLLQQSDRYTLTVWTGQSDKFTLQDLLPYKEELDISRIYYDLGGLSNDRAH; translated from the exons ATGTCGGACCAGACGCTGGAGTATTTCCTCCGCCTGGGTCGGATCAGGGGGAGGGACGCTGCCGAGGTCCGGTGGTCGCACGCGGTGAACAGCAGCAGCCGACTGGCCGAGGCTCTGACAG GTCCCAATCATATGATTGAGGCTGACGTAATAATCAGAGGTCGTGACCCCAGGGAGCCCATCATGGCACATCCccctgacacagacagtgataTCACACTGAAAGAGTGGCTGGAAGGAGTGAAAGATTACAACAAGGGGATAAAACTAGATTTCAAAAG CCTGGAGGCAGTGTCTCCCTCTGTCATCTTGCTGGAAGAGGTGTATCGGCTGAACCGTCCCGTGTGGATCAATGCAGATATCCTCTCTGGTCCTGGGGGACAGGCCAGACCTCTGGAGCCCCAGGCTTTCCTTTCTTCGGTGacaactcttcctcctcacacCGTGCTTTCGCTTGGCTGGACTACTGGATGGACCGCTGGGACAGAAAACAAAG GTTACAGCTGGGACATGGTGTGTGCGATGGAGGACATATGTAAACCCCTTAAACATCCAGTCACCTTCCCAGTGCGAGCAGCTCTCCTGGCCCAGTCGTTCTCCCAGCTCTCATGGCTGCTCCAGCAGTCAGACAG GTACACCCTAACAGTGTGGACCGGCCAGAGTGACAAGTTCACACTACAGGACTTACTGCCCTACAAAGAAGAACTGGACATCAGTAGGATCTACTATGACCTAGGAGGACTCTCGAACGACAGAGCTCATTAG
- the LOC117736199 gene encoding kelch-like protein 10, translated as MSDQAESSHERSVINDLRLEGQFCDAVIKVKDVEFEIHRVILCKCSPYFLALFQRWSNPDKKVFAITGTSPDMMRLIIEFAYTGSVSVTAENVQELLLAADQLNVMDVVRTCCDFLGEQLRAENCIGIFRLTDVVFSAELQHRAYRYMVDHFEEVAHHEEFLQLPLQQLIDILDRDDLYVRNESVAFEAVLRWIDHVPEERKAHVLVLLSKVRLALMSMDYMWLKVLSNELVNTNTECLTMVRNALEAISHIRTSRPYVAHLSNPLARPRLPNSILLAIGGWSSNNPTNGIEAYDIRADYWINVTNNCERPRASHGTAVLNGSLYCIGGFDREEHFNSVRKFDLSNRIWHEAASMCHRRCYVSVTVLGECIYALGGFDGCTRLSTAERYRPEANQWSLIAPMQEHRSDASSTTLHNKVYICGGFNGNECLQTAECYIPEANQWTMIGLMNSRRSGIGIVAYAGHVYAVGGFDGTNRLCSAEAYNPVNNSWHTVSPMLTPRTHFGIEVLEDRLFVVGGFNGFTTSDNVECYNATTDEWTEACDMDILRSALSCCVVSGLPNIAEYVVPRDALPFLNKDANSDEHS; from the exons ATGAGCGACCAGGCCGAATCTTCGCACGAGCGCTCTGTGATTAACGATCTCCGTCTGGAGGGACAATTTTGCGACGCGGTCATCAAAGTGAAGGATGTGGAATTTGAAATCCACAGGGTCATCCTGTGTAAATGCAGCCCCTACTTCCT TGCTCTCTTCCAACGCTGGTCGAATCCAGACAAAAAGGTATTCGCCATAACGGGAACGTCTCCCGACATGATGCGGCTCATCATCGAGTTTGCGTACACCGGCTCCGTTTCGGTGACGGCAGAAAACgtgcaggagctgctgctggcggCTGATCAGCTCAACGTGATGGACGTCGTGCGGACTTGCTGCGACTTCCTCGGGGAGCAGCTCCGAGCAGAGAACTGCATCGGCATCTTTCGGTTGACCGACGTCGTCTTCTCCGCCGAACTGCAGCACAGGGCCTACCGCTACATGGTCGATCACTTCGAGGAGGTCGCTCACCACGAAGAGTTCCTGCAGCTGCCCCTGCAGCAACTCATCGACATCCTCGACAGAGACGACCTCTACGTGAGAAATGAGAGCGTCGCCTTCGAGGCCGTCCTTCGCTGGATCGACCACGTACCCGAAGAACGGAAAGCACACGTGTTAGTGCTCTTGTCTAAG GTGCGACTGGCCTTGATGAGTATGGACTACATGTGGCTCAAGGTTTTGTCCAATGAGCTGGTGAATACCAACACTGAGTGCCTGACAATGGTCCGGAATGCCCTTGAAGCCATAAGTCACATCAGGACAAGCAGGCCCTATGTTGCTCATCTCAGCAACCCTCTCGCCCGCCCTCGCCTTCCGAACTCCATCCTGTTGGCCATCGGCGGCTGGAGCAGCAACAATCCAACCAACGGCATCGAGGCGTACGACATCCGCGCCGACTACTGGATCAACGTGACAAACAATTGCGAGCGGCCCCGTGCCTCTCACGGCACCGCCGTCCTCAACGGGAGCCTCTACTGCATCGGCGGCTTCGACCGGGAGGAGCATTTCAACAGCGTGCGCAAGTTTGACCTGAGCAATCGCATCTGGCACGAGGCGGCCTCCATGTGCCACCGCCGCTGCTACGTGAGCGTCACCGTGCTGGGCGAATGCATCTATGCCTTGGGAGGCTTTGATGGGTGCACGCGGCTAAGCACCGCCGAGCGCTACAGGCCCGAGGCCAACCAGTGGAGTCTCATCGCGCCGATGCAAGAACACCGGAGCGACGCCAGCAGCACTACGCTGCACAACAAG GTTTACATTTGTGGGGGGTTCAATGGGAATGAGTGCCTGCAAACGGCTGAATGTTACATCCCGGAGGCCAACCAGTGGACAATGATCGGTCTAATGAACAGCCGGCGCAGCGGAATTGGCATTGTTGCATATGCAGGTCATGTCTATGCA GTTGGCGGCTTCGATGGCACCAACCGCCTGTGCAGCGCAGAGGCATACAACCCTGTGAACAACAGCTGGCACACAGTGTCGCCCATGTTGACTCCCCGCACCCACTTCGGCATCGAAGTGCTCGAAGATCGGCTCTTTGTTGTCGGGGGCTTCAACGGCTTCACCACATCCGACAATGTCGAGTGCTACAACGCGACAACTGATGAGTGGACGGAGGCTTGTGACATGGATATTTTACGCAGTGCCCTAAGCTGCTGCGTGGTGTCTGGGCTCCCCAACATCGCCGAGTATGTTGTCCCCCGGGATGCCCTGCCGTTTTTAAACAAGGATGCAAACTCGGACGAACATTCCTGA